The following coding sequences lie in one Eschrichtius robustus isolate mEscRob2 chromosome 10, mEscRob2.pri, whole genome shotgun sequence genomic window:
- the GPR21 gene encoding probable G-protein coupled receptor 21, which yields MNSTLDGNQSSHPFCLLAFGYLETVNFCLLEVLIIVFLTVLIISGNIIVIFVFHCAPLLNHHTTSYFIQTMAYADLLVGVSCLVPSLSLLHYPLPVEESLTCQVFGFVVSVLKSVSMASLACISIDRYIAITKPLTYNTLVTPWRLRLCIFLIWLYSTLVFLPSFFHWGKPGYHGDVFQWCAESWHTDPYFTLFIVMMLYAPAALIVCFTYFNIFRICQQHTKEISERQARFSSQSGETGEVQACPDKRYAMVLFRITSVFYILWLPYIIYFLLESSTGHSNRFASFLTTWLAISNSFCNCVIYSLSNSVFQRGLKRLSGAMCTSCASQMIAKDPYTVRSKGPLNGFHV from the coding sequence ATGAACTCTACCTTGGATGGTAATCAGAGCAGCCACCCTTTTTGCCTCTTGGCATTTGGCTATTTGGAAACTGTCAATTTTTGCCTTTTGGAAGTATTGATTATTGTCTTTCTAACTGTGTTGATTATTTCTGGCAACATTATTGTGATTTTTGTATTTCACTGTGCACCTTTGTTGAACCACCATACTACAAGTTATTTTATCCAGACTATGGCATATGCTGACCTCTTGGTTGGGGTAAGCTGCCTGGTCCCTTCTTTATCACTCCTCCACTACCCGCTTCCAGTAGAGGAGTCCTTGACTTGCCAGGTATTTGGTTTTGTAGTATCAGTTCTGAAGAGTGTCTCCATGGCCTCTCTGGCCTGTATCAGCATCGATAGATATATTGCCATCACTAAGCCTCTAACCTATAATACCCTGGTTACGCCCTGGAGACTGCGTCTGTGTATTTTCCTGATTTGGCTATACTCCACCCTggtcttcctgccttcctttttcCACTGGGGCAAACCTGGATATCATGGAGATGTGTTTCAGTGGTGTGCGGAGTCCTGGCACACCGACCCCTACTTCACCCTGTTCATCGTGATGATGTTATATGCCCCAGCAGCCCTCATTGTGTGCTTCACCTATTTCAACATCTTCCGCATCTGCCAACAGCACACAAAGGAAATCAGCGAAAGGCAAGCCCGCTTCAGCAGCCAGAGTGGGGAGACTGGGGAGGTGCAGGCCTGTCCTGATAAGCGCTATGCCATGGTCCTGTTCCGAATTACTAGTGTATTTTACATCCTCTGGTTGCCATACATCATCTACTTCTTACTGGAGAGCTCCACTGGCCACAGCAACCGCTTCGCATCCTTCTTGACCACCTGGCTTGCTATTAGTAATAGTTTCTGCAACTGTGTCATTTATAGTCTTTCCAACAGTGTCTTCCAAAGGGGACTAAAGCGCCTCTCAGGGGCCATGTGTACTTCTTGTGCAAGTCAGATGATAGCTAAGGACCCTTACACAGTTAGGAGCAAAGGCCCCCTTAATGGATTTCATGTCTAA